A stretch of DNA from Paramormyrops kingsleyae isolate MSU_618 chromosome 15, PKINGS_0.4, whole genome shotgun sequence:
GAATGAAAATAAGAAGCTAAAGATCATGCAGTGCGTTTTCATAAGTGGCTTGTTCCGAAGCGCATTTCAGCCGCTCTTCCGGGTGTGGGAAAATTAGATTCCCTTGAAAGGTGGTTGCAACATTTCCTGGAAGACAATGCATGCAGATGTTCAAATTACAGGCCACAATTACTGAGGAGTAAGTCATAACTTGTTTATGATAGGCGATGACTCGGGCCCGGCAATCGTGGCCATGTGATGCTGGAAGGTTTGACTGCGTCAGTTGGCTAGGATCTTCCGTTCTCCCCTGCAGTGAACTGCGAGGGCGTGGACTGTGGCCCAGGGAAGGAGTGCAGGATGAAGGCCGGAAGGCCGCAGTGCGTGTGCTCACCTGACTGCTCCAGCTTCACCCGCAAGCAGCCCGTCTGCGGAAGCGACGGCAACTCCTACCGTGACGAGTGTGCCCTCCTCCTGGCCCGGTGCAAGGGCCAACCGGACCTGGAGGTCATGTACCAGGGAGATTGTAAAAGTAAGGCAGGATTTTAGCACCATGCTAAAATGCACTCATTTGTAAGCAGACTGCCATGAGTATAAGTTCATGGACGCTGGTCATGTGACGTTCTTGCTTTCCAGAATCCTGCTCGAACGTGGTGTGTCCCGGCACCCACACCTGCGTGACGGACCAGACCAACAGCGCCCACTGCGTAATGTGCCGCACTGCCCCCTGTCCCCTGCCTATGGCGTCCGAGCAGTCCATCTGCGGCAATGACAACGTCACCTACCCCAGCGCGTGCCACCTGCGCCGAGCCACCTGCTTCCTGGGTCGCTCGATAGGCGTGCGTCACTATGGCCGCTGCATAAGTAAGACCACCCACTTCCTCAGTGCACAAAAAAGACCCACCCGCTCTCTTCACCGCACAGACAAGAGCAACCGCCCTCGCCAGCGCACAAATAAGACCAACCTCCTCTCCTCACAGCCCAAATAAGACCAACGCTCTACACTGCATAAATAAGACCAGAAGCCCCCTGCACTGTACAAATAAAATCAGACCCCTCTCCCTGTACAAATAAAATCAGACCCCTCTCCCCCACACACCTGCCCCCCCATGTACAAATGAGACATGACCCACTCCTCACCGCACATATAAGACCAACTTCCCTCTGCACTGGATAAATAAGACCCTTCACTATAAGAATAAGACCAGACCACCCCCCCACTGTACAAATGAGACATGACCCACTCCTCACCGCACAAATAAGACCAACTTCCCTCTGCACTGGATAAATAAGACCCTTCACTATAAGAATAAGACCAGACCACCCCCCACTGTACAAAAAAGTCCAGACCCCCCTTACTGTACAAATAAGACCACCTCCCACACCACACAAATAAGACCAACTTCCCTCTGCACTGGATAAATAAGACCCTTCACTATAAGAATAAGACCAGACCCCCCCTCACTGCACAAATTAGACCAGACCTCCCACACTGTACAAATAAGATTATCCCCATCCTCACTGTATAAATAAGACCAGCTCCCCACCTCACTGGACAAATAAGACCAGAACACCCTCCTCACTGCAAAAGTAAGACCAATCCCCCGCCTTAGAGTACAAATACAACTGTTTTTCCCTGGAGCTTTCCCTCGGGCTCGAGGGCCTTGCTCATGGGCTCAACAATGGTGCGAGCGCTCGTCCTGAGCGCAGGATGTGaccggcaaccttccaatcacaagcacagaggcctTAACCCCCAGAGCCACACACTCCCTCTCATCCATCTCCTCCATCCTCACCAGTCAGGCCACAGTCAATATGGGACGACAGAGTTCTCTCACGTTGTGactttttacttttttggtTGACTTGTATCCCGTGTTTTGTCCTTCAGATGTTCCCAAGCACACTTTGGAGAATGCGGAAAACGCCCTGTAGAAAAGCTTTCCATTCGAGAAGATGGATCTGACAaggcaaaaatatatatttgccttTCATTTTAATCGCTGAATTAAACAAAACCTTTCTGAGATGCCATATTCTTTTGTAGTGCCTTCTATGTAGAGCGTAATACCTTTGATGAGAGGAAGTGGCTGCAGAGAGCATTTACTTTTGAGTAACACATTTACACATTGTTCTTAAGGCTAAAGTAAATAATTCCTTTTAGATGCATGCATTGTGTTTTGTAACAGGGGTTTGTTTTTCACTGGGTCTGCAAAACACTTTTTAAAGAGAAAGGTTAGCAGTAGGTTTTATCGGGAGGGAATTGTGCATATTGTAAATAAGCATTACTGATATTTATTGGAGGAAAAGTatgaaatttgttttatttatattttttcatgtATACAAACCACACAGAGCTATCATCGGCCTTCTGagatatatttattgtttttttttcttggtttacGTTTCCGGTACTAGACCCGGTACTAGACCACTAGATCCGGTACCTTATCAGCtttactttgtttttattttacccCTGTTGCGTGTAAGACTTTGCTTCATAAAAAGGTTCCTCTGTAATTTACTTCAGCTGAATTTCTGTCCAGTctaaaatcatttatatatttagagGCTTttcatcaggaaaaaaaataataataatttaatttaaaaacaaaaatcaaggGGATCAAAATTCATTCAGAACAGAAGCAGTGTCTTTTTTTGGAAGCGATACAGAGTAGACAAAGTATGAGCCAACACGGCAATCTCTGTTTAGTctgaaagtaaataaaacctcTTCGTCCTTTTATGTTTAAGCAGGAAAATAAATCAGAGTTTTACACAAGCACCTACCACAAAAGCCGAGACTGTTAACGAGAGCAGCTGTTTTCGCTGAAATCAAGATTCCAGTCAAATGATTGCGTGATGCAAATCCCCCGATGCTGGCCGTCTGCCTTGTGTGGCTCAGACGCTACATTTTATGTGGCCACTTATTCAATTTGCTTTTAATTGATCCCAATAGTCTGTTGACCTGTTTTGTTAGTACAGTACACATTGTTGTCGTGTGGGATTTAAAATTTTAagtgtaaaaatgaaaatttcccTCCTGCTCCCGCATGTTACCCAAAGTGAATGCTGCTTAGTGtatttgtaaatgtatttgatgAATGCAAGCAAGGCTTTATGAATATTATCTATTGATTTATTGACTTTTCTGATAATCAGTTGTATTGTTGAGTGACAGTATTACTGTCACGGTATTTATATGCttcatatgtatttttttctaaatccaCATCTTACAGTATGTGCTTGTAAAACAGAGCTGCAAGACTTATGTATCTATTGTAAGATTTACAATCTATGAatgtatttacttatttttatatttttgtacttGTATGTTATCTCAACATAAAAATTGATCTTGGTCATTTACACCTGTGTCTTTCAAGGATATATCTGTCTGTGTTTACAGAAAACAACATCTCTGTTGTATTGCGTGCATTTTCAGTGTAATGCATTGATTCCTGCAGATTTCCCCAGGCAAGAAATCCAGTGACATCCGGTTAATCACAAAGCATTCTGTGGGGAATTACAAAGGAACACTAGAGAAGGTGTAGTTAAGGTGGCTCTTCATTAATGATTCCTGCTAGGTGAGACACCACAAATGGTGATTGACAATTAAAACACAGTGGGAAAAGATTATTCCAAATATTGAATTAACTTCCAGGATCATGTCAGATCATGTCATCAGGGGAGGTGCTAAAGATCTTAGTCCCCATTTTAACATGTCATACGGGGCCCCCAATTCTGAACAATCAAATTATACACCACTCAGGGGCCTTTGGAAACATTCAATGCCCCCTCCCTTTAAAGGCCAAAATTATTGGTGCACTTAAGCACATGCTGTGGTTCTATGATCAACAGAGCTGTAAGGTtttctgtaataataatagtaataataattattattattatcatcatcaggGGTGTAGTTAGACATGAATTGATGGGGGACTGAGCCTTTACTGGGGGGCGGGATGGCAAACTATATAAAAAGCTATTCATGGTTTacaagtattttaaatacatttttgaaaaagcCTAATGATGcccttgttttattattataattataattattattattcccagCTAATAATATGTATGTAATATTATGGAAAACGGCGCGCTGGTATATCGCTGCACCTGTGAATACAACTTGCATCTGAAGGTGGACCTCCGTCTCCGATCCGCATTGAGGGAATTCGTGCCTGCACAAGCGCAGGAAGTTagtgtaatgtaatgtaaagcaGGGTCTGACAGGCAGCCAGCTGGAGCTGCGCCAGAGCTCCGCAGCCGCCCCGCTTTGCAGACGCGTCAGTCCCGCAGTCCGCACGACAGCTCCCGTGCGTGTAGGTGGATGCGTCTGATTTCACGGGGCGTTGATGGCTGGGGCACCGGCGGGAGGAGACACCGACAGCCCGTTTTCCCTTAGATCCCATCAAAAGCCGCTGTGATTTAGGTGGGTGAGGTGCAGACGGATGAGGCCTTCAGTCCCTTTCCTGTACGAAATTCCTCACTTGTTTTCCTTCTTGGCACTCCCTGACTGCGCCAGCATCTGGTTTAACTTTGGGCCGGTGTTTGTATTCTGCAAAAAGAGCAGACGTTTATTAAGCGGGGAACGGAATTAAACGTTTTCTCGATGGCAACAGGGACGCAATAAAACACTGCATTCAGTTAATACAACgtattaattttcttttaagtaataaaagtattttttcattaaaaattacATTCAAGGAGTAATTGACTGAAACAGATTTCCGCACTGCTGGGCTTTCCAAGTGTTTCATATTAATGGTGTGCTGGCTCATAGATCTGTTGGtcttaataaacaaacaagttaAATGCTGTGTTTTCCAAGGTGCTACAAAATTCTGTTAACAGCCCATTTTAGTGGCATTTTAGTTTCTCACGCAGCTAACAAATCGACGAGCGGAACATTGCCCGGGTAGCCTCCTGTCGACACGCTATTAATTACACAGTATGTATATACGATCTCATACAAGTCGAATGTGATCTCCAGAATACGTTAAAGATATGGCAATTAATTTTTTGCAAATAATTGTAATTCTTTTTGAATGGAGGACAGCTTGGCGTTAAGGTAGGTGCTGCTCTGTGGTAACACGGTATCTCTTCAGGAAGCAGCCGACATTGATCTTTCGGTGTTTCATTCCAATGCAGGCCGCTGAATCACAATAGAAATGATATTGAATTCCTCAACAGAGGCAGTGCCTGAGGCTGTATGGAAGGGCTTGTAATTTGAGTGTGAAACCTCAGGAATCTTTCAGTGCCGTGTGGGGTATAATAAACGCCAGTCCGTGCTAGTTTCACCGAATGAGATAGAGACGCTCCCCAAAACAGAAAATGCGCCTTCATCTCTGACCAATTAAACTGTGTTAAAGGTCCATTTGCTAGCCCTCCTATGTTAGGTTTTGGGTGCCCGTTGCATGAACTAGTCATGCTGCAAAGGCATTTTAACAGTAATCCTTCTTTGTAAGCAGTGTGAGTTATATTGCGAAAGGACAGATTTTTATATAACGTACACCAGCCCATTATTTAGCCTACATTCAAAGAGCAATATTGTTTCTCCATGCTGAATGCACTGTGTAATGTCAgcaatatttttttacaaacaTTTTGTACTACGTTGTTACTTCCAGTAAAATTGTGAAATGTTATGAATGCACCAAGAATTAAGAAAAATATTATTGACCGTAATGAGGCTAAATTTTAAAAGCTGATACACATTGTTTAAAATCTGCAATGATGCAACTGGTTTTGTTACACAAGTCATATCCACCATGTACCATAAATTTTCCAATAGATGCTGGACTGGATTCTGGCTCATGTTGGATTGTACTTGCATTGAAAATTGTGAAAGCACTGGAGAATTTTGGTATCTGCAGACCAAGGACTTTTGTAATgatagaaaagaaaaataaaacctcAGAAAACCATTTGTAACGCTAAACGTTGGTGTAGCAGAGCACAATATCTTCTGATTGGTCACGGTGAACCGAAGTGTCGGAGCAAAATCTGACAAGCGGCCTAACAATTGCAAAATTTGTGGTAATGATCAACTACCTAGTGGTaaagaaaaacactgaaatCTGTGCCCAACAATTAGTGACTCAGGAAGGAAACCTGctgcttttatttgttttctaaAGCAGTTGCGTGCATTAGTGTCACCTAATGTGTttatcggggggtgggggggtggtaggATTTGGATTCTTGGATGTAGCATTGAGAGGTCTGGGCTGAGATTCCTGTATGCCTTAAAGAGCAGTGATGAGGACTATTTCAAaatagagggaaaaaaaaaaagataatgaGTTTTCGGAAGTTGGGCAAACTTTAATTGTCCCAATTAAGTGTTTTCTAGAGAAAATGAGGGCAGATTTTATTTCCTGGGCTTGCCCACCGGGACAGCCATGAACCTTGTGTCCCTCCCCTTGTGTGGTCTGTAACAAGTCTGGTGGTTACAGCTAGTAAAAAGGCACcgtttgcgtgtgtgtgctaAGCTATCAAGCCCCGCCCACAaaccccagcccagcccagctaGTAGCACAATAAATTCTAATACGCAATAGCAGGCCATCATAAGTTTGCGAAAGCAATGTAAGGCGAGTTGCTAACCAATGCAGCTCCAATGTAGCTCACATTGCTTTTAATTAAAAGTCCACAGATATGTATTGAaatcagggacggattatgggttgtgagggccccccccaccaccaccaccaccaccacaattcaagggcccttggcagccaaacgccctccctccatgtttccatcagaggccctatagggtcaggggcccttgtaggcagaggatcaaagaatgtaggccctctaaaatagacaaacgaaaatacattgttgataagcgttgcaaattgttttgggctaggggccccatgggccccctgcaccccaagggcccctgggcagcggccccgctggcctggtccgtaatccgtccctgattGAAATATGTATTCAAAGACTCACAGTATACTCGATCGTTCTGTCCTAAAATGCACTTTTATGTGACTTACTCTCCAAAAATAGACTGGCATTATTGTTTTAAATTTCTGCAACTAAAGATCAGAGCATCTTTTATCATCACAAATCAGCTGAATTTCTTTCTTTGGCGCTTATTTTCTCAAATGAAGAAGCAGCACTGATCATGAGGACTGATTTTCTCTTTCCTAGCAAAACAAACTTATTAAAAACAGAATCATTTTAAGCAGGACAATATAAATTACACAAATGGTTGCTTGTACAAAGATCACGTAATTCTTATTTTCTCTCTTGTTTGATGGATCACAGATTAGTTTTTAACTAATAAAAATATCAAGTGGAAAGAGCATAGCCTCATTGAAAGAGGAAAAATTACCGTGTAATGAACTTGTCTGGGCATATGGAGTCAATTTCCTCAAACCATTATGCTAATCTGCTATTATGCTATCTGTTAAATGGACTTACAGCCAGAGATGCTGACTGGTTCCCTTCGAGGCTGATGCCATCAGAGGGGCCATATTATGGATCACCACAAAGCCAGTCTGATGCTCTCCTTATATCTCAGCCATCGATTGTTGTTGCGCTTTGGTAATTGTGTTGTTTTCGCGGCATTCAGCCATGATGAAATTCACTTGACATGTCTGCGGTACCTAAAGCGTCCCAAAGCTGATAGTGATCTGACTCCGCATTGGCTTGCTGGCTCTTAATAGCTCACGCTCTGCTCTGAGATGTCCGCAGCGAACCAGAAACAAAACAGTAATAGATTTCGGGTTTTTCAGTCGGGGTCATTGTGTCCTATTCTACATCACATGGTCCGTTGTTCTGTTTTCGTCGGCACAAATCCAACAGGAGACACAGTGCTTGTAGCGTGACGTCCCCAGCGGCGAAACGTCCTAAGGAGAATACATGGACTCTAGGCCACAAGAGCCAGAAATATAGCCATACAAgtccttgtttgtttttattgcacTGAAAATACAAGCAGTTATATAAGAAATACATGGTTTGCTGTCTAATTTGAACAAGCAGGTGGTAAACCTCTGAGACTTGGTGTTTTACTCCTGATCTCTCTCTTGCTTACACACAGAGCAGACTCGCTTTCACGACTCCATATTGACTACCCCAGAGCAAGGAAGGTTTGTCTCCTGATCCTGCCCCTCCCCAGAAACACCCCCGTTTTAAGTATTCATAGAGAGGTTATTTGAATTGACAGCAAAATATGTTGTGCTTGAAAGCAAGAGAGCAGTTTAACCACATGAATCGTAAAAAAACCGTTGCATAATACAAACTGCCATATGTTTTCAATGAGTTGACAGAGATAATTTTCCGGTCAAAACAAGGAATTTTTATTCTCTGCATTAAACGgtgaaataaaatattgttgGAGAGTTACAACGTGTAGAGGACAAACACAGAATTTTGCTTTTCATTACCCGCACATGTTAGGATGTTGAAATGCGTCCCTTGTctttgcagccaaacaataaagAAAATCATCACCTATATCGGTTCATTACAGTCCCGGCGAGACCTACACTTTCAAGACTGGTGACCGGTCATGTCACTGATGGAGTAACACTGCGGACGTGTTGTGCAAAGAGCTGAAGCTGGGGAACGGAAGTTAGGCAAACGGCCGGGAGCTTCGCAATGCCCTCTATGGTTCAATGTGCATTTCATTACTGTCAAGACAAGGTGCTTAAGTAGTATGGTAGTTTTGCTTTGCGCAATACCTCAGGCTTAGGTCGGTTTCATCACCACTCAGGGACATTTCAATAAGTCATTTCAATccactgctgtgtgtgtgtgtgttcgcgCGTGCGTGTTTGGTGGTGGCGGTCATGTTTAGAAGGGCTATAACTAATTATGCGTGGCTAAGAAAGTTAAAGAAACTTCCAGACTGCTGCTAGCgcttcctgtctctctgcctgatTCACACCGAAAATGTATGGGGGGGCAGAGTGCAGCCCCAGGATTTTTGTACATTTCTGCTTCACACAGATTCATACAAATGCCGGCTAATGCTCACCAAACCAATATAATGGTTGCACCCTCTGGAATGTTCTTCAGCGGGCACCTAAACAGCTAGTAATTTGCCCCCCAAACTATTAATTCATTGGGTATAATATTCATCCGGTGTTCGTGACTAAACAGTGTATCTTTGTTTCTCTTTTACTGTACAGATACAGTTTAAGGCAGGAATCCTCGCTTGTTTTTCCAGAGGCCTGCAGCGTATCCAGCCCCTATAAAATAGCCAGGAACTTCACTGCTAAAAGAAAATTTCCGAACTTGATAAATCTGGCCATTGTTGAGTTGGATCAACTGTGTCATTTCTCCGATGGAATGAAAATAtgcatatcccccccccccccccccccgaaacacgACTGGGGAATGGAGGTTTCAAGACATTCTCATGTGTTATTATCATAATAAAAGGTTAGCATGCTAACGTCACTTAATGacataacttttaaaaaggtttAAATGGCAGCGGATGACATGAGTGGTGTTTCCTGGTGTACTTTGATGTTCCTACCTTGTCCTCTTCCTGGAACAGGCTACAGGTTCCACACAACCTTGAACTGCTAATGAATAAAAgtagatagttcaggtccagaaagtaaaaatccagaccatgattttgtttcaaccaaccagttgcgtATAAAGCATCATAGTGTCTCTGTACTTAACttattggttgaaacaaaatcttggtctgaattttaATGGACCTAAAGTATCCAACTCTGGCAAAGGAAGATGGAAAGATGGAggatgaccagataatccaggtcagggaggacactttgacctacttcaggttttacaaagtACTTTAAATCTGAAAGGCTCCtctgcttggctaaatagttcagttcttgtGCTTTGATTGGCTTCTTTTGTTGTTCAGCTGTTTCATATTAACCTTACTGACACATGTTTATGGgacactgaccaatcagcacacagcat
This window harbors:
- the LOC111860497 gene encoding follistatin-related protein 3 isoform X3, which translates into the protein MVLMRGVGYEECCSGGRLDTAWSNTSLPINEVSLLGFLGIVSCKACKVNCEGVDCGPGKECRMKAGRPQCVCSPDCSSFTRKQPVCGSDGNSYRDECALLLARCKGQPDLEVMYQGDCKKSCSNVVCPGTHTCVTDQTNSAHCVMCRTAPCPLPMASEQSICGNDNVTYPSACHLRRATCFLGRSIGVRHYGRCISKTTHFLSAQKRPTRSLHRTDKSNRPRQRTNKTNLLSSQPK
- the LOC111860497 gene encoding follistatin-related protein 3 isoform X2, producing the protein MCLLITINILVIVSLWEIFGRYPAYAGTCWLQQSQEPRCDMVLMRGVGYEECCSGGRLDTAWSNTSLPINEVSLLGFLGIVSCKACKVNCEGVDCGPGKECRMKAGRPQCVCSPDCSSFTRKQPVCGSDGNSYRDECALLLARCKGQPDLEVMYQGDCKKSCSNVVCPGTHTCVTDQTNSAHCVMCRTAPCPLPMASEQSICGNDNVTYPSACHLRRATCFLGRSIGVRHYGRCINVPKHTLENAENAL
- the LOC111860497 gene encoding follistatin-related protein 3 isoform X1 codes for the protein MCLLITINILVIVSLWEIFGRYPAYAGTCWLQQSQEPRCDMVLMRGVGYEECCSGGRLDTAWSNTSLPINEVSLLGFLGIVSCKACKVNCEGVDCGPGKECRMKAGRPQCVCSPDCSSFTRKQPVCGSDGNSYRDECALLLARCKGQPDLEVMYQGDCKKSCSNVVCPGTHTCVTDQTNSAHCVMCRTAPCPLPMASEQSICGNDNVTYPSACHLRRATCFLGRSIGVRHYGRCISKTTHFLSAQKRPTRSLHRTDKSNRPRQRTNKTNLLSSQPK